One segment of Natronosalvus halobius DNA contains the following:
- a CDS encoding archaellin/type IV pilin N-terminal domain-containing protein, translating into MFENLTNTDERGQVGIGTLIVFIAMVLVAAIAAGVLINTAGSLQSQASDTGTETQQAVANQIEVVHAVGYVDNSNISNIDLTIKKSAGSDVIDLTSMTVQYTSKTTDQTLEYANNSNINNAATATTFGTVEVGGNFSADAGSDESKSLTNTDDRVVLRLDASAIEDTNALGEGDSATVTITDQSGAQFTYGVTAPVTFGDKSVVEV; encoded by the coding sequence ATGTTCGAGAATCTAACAAACACTGACGAACGCGGGCAGGTGGGTATCGGTACCCTCATCGTCTTCATCGCGATGGTGCTGGTTGCGGCGATCGCCGCCGGCGTCCTGATCAACACGGCTGGCTCCTTGCAGAGTCAGGCGTCCGATACCGGGACCGAGACCCAGCAGGCGGTGGCGAACCAGATCGAAGTCGTCCACGCCGTTGGCTACGTCGACAACAGTAACATCTCGAACATCGACCTGACGATCAAGAAGTCAGCCGGTTCCGATGTAATCGATTTGACGTCCATGACCGTCCAGTACACGAGTAAAACTACCGATCAAACGCTCGAATACGCGAACAACTCCAACATCAATAATGCTGCTACCGCTACCACGTTCGGTACGGTGGAAGTTGGCGGCAACTTCAGCGCTGATGCCGGTTCGGACGAGAGTAAGTCCCTGACCAACACAGACGACCGTGTCGTTCTCCGACTAGACGCAAGCGCTATCGAAGATACGAATGCTCTCGGAGAAGGTGACAGCGCGACCGTCACCATCACCGACCAGTCCGGTGCGCAGTTCACGTACGGCGTGACTGCCCCCGTAACCTTCGGTGACAAGAGCGTGGTGGAGGTCTAA
- a CDS encoding archaellin/type IV pilin N-terminal domain-containing protein, translating to MFENLTNTDERGQVGIGTLIVFIAMVLVAAIAAGVLINTAGSLQSQASDTGTETQQAVANQIEVVHAVAETNESGEPFEQLNLTVKKSAGSDVIDLTAVTVQYTDSNESLTLAHESVVDSTNDPYFNTTAATTDSDANSLTDTSDRVVIAINLNESVNPSALNTGDSATVEIVDQSGAKFTYGVTMPQTVSSDQTVVNV from the coding sequence ATGTTCGAGAATCTAACAAACACTGACGAACGCGGGCAGGTGGGTATCGGTACCCTCATCGTCTTCATCGCGATGGTGCTGGTTGCGGCGATCGCCGCCGGCGTCCTGATCAACACGGCTGGCTCCTTGCAGAGTCAGGCGTCTGATACCGGAACCGAGACCCAGCAGGCAGTGGCGAACCAGATCGAAGTTGTCCACGCCGTCGCTGAGACCAACGAATCCGGCGAGCCATTTGAGCAGCTCAACTTGACTGTGAAGAAGTCGGCCGGCTCCGATGTGATCGATCTGACTGCAGTAACGGTTCAGTATACGGACAGCAATGAATCACTCACACTCGCACACGAGAGCGTAGTTGACTCAACTAACGATCCGTACTTCAACACGACTGCAGCAACGACGGATTCGGACGCTAATTCGCTAACTGACACGTCCGACCGAGTCGTCATCGCGATCAATCTGAACGAATCGGTGAACCCATCCGCACTCAACACCGGCGACAGCGCTACGGTCGAAATTGTCGACCAGTCCGGTGCAAAATTCACCTACGGCGTAACGATGCCGCAGACGGTTAGCTCCGATCAGACAGTCGTCAACGTCTGA
- a CDS encoding DUF7500 family protein, producing MTPNPTHDDAILTPDDLEVTPDNETVKQLDENRYVVRSDSNSSSELESPLLPSPDGDHGLETEAAGERTRRRADIGLESDGGLEFGTGSNDSDANEPDEWLATASEPHGVEITLKTDGEIAHHRATSHDVREVFADLLTWYAGQLDDDMSPTDALQVLLATTDLEA from the coding sequence ATGACCCCTAACCCGACACACGACGACGCAATACTCACCCCCGACGACCTCGAGGTCACACCTGACAACGAGACCGTCAAACAGTTGGATGAGAATCGGTACGTCGTGCGGTCGGACTCGAATTCGAGTTCCGAACTCGAGTCCCCCTTGTTGCCGTCACCCGACGGCGACCACGGCCTCGAGACCGAGGCGGCTGGTGAACGCACACGCCGGCGTGCCGATATCGGTCTCGAGTCCGATGGCGGACTCGAGTTCGGAACCGGTTCCAACGATTCGGACGCGAACGAGCCCGACGAGTGGCTCGCGACCGCGTCCGAACCCCACGGGGTCGAGATCACCTTGAAGACCGACGGCGAAATCGCACACCACCGCGCGACGTCTCACGACGTTCGCGAGGTGTTCGCCGACCTCCTGACCTGGTACGCCGGGCAGCTCGACGACGACATGTCGCCGACCGACGCGTTGCAGGTGCTGCTGGCGACCACGGATCTCGAGGCCTAG
- a CDS encoding SOS response-associated peptidase: MCGRYTLFLERGDLEDRFDARFPSDETFAPRYNAAPGQRLPVITNDEPATFQRLEWGLRPAWLEDVQASSGSSRSSRSNGLINARAETVAEKPSFRPAYEMQNERSAGVQDANEPSERSKSGAGDRDRTPVSRGRCLVPADGFYEWAPTENGGKQPYRVALADDRPFAMAGLWERWKPDPETTQAGLEAYGGGSSESRDESAAEREPGPVETFTVLTTRPNDLVADLHDRMAVILEPGREREWLTADDPRELLKSYPAEEMRTYPVSTAVNSPAVDEPSLVEPLEGV; the protein is encoded by the coding sequence ATGTGTGGCCGTTACACCCTCTTTCTCGAGCGCGGCGACCTGGAGGACCGGTTCGACGCCAGGTTCCCGTCCGACGAAACGTTTGCGCCGCGGTACAACGCGGCACCAGGACAACGCCTGCCGGTGATCACGAACGACGAACCCGCCACGTTCCAGCGCCTCGAGTGGGGGCTGCGCCCGGCCTGGCTCGAGGACGTGCAGGCCTCGAGTGGCTCGAGTAGGTCGAGCAGGTCGAACGGCCTGATCAACGCCAGGGCAGAAACGGTAGCCGAGAAGCCGAGTTTTCGCCCGGCGTACGAGATGCAGAACGAGCGGTCTGCGGGCGTTCAGGACGCGAATGAACCGTCTGAACGGAGTAAATCCGGTGCAGGAGATCGGGACCGGACGCCCGTCTCCCGAGGACGGTGTCTGGTCCCGGCCGACGGCTTCTACGAGTGGGCCCCAACCGAAAATGGGGGCAAGCAACCCTACCGGGTCGCGCTCGCGGACGACCGCCCGTTCGCGATGGCCGGGCTCTGGGAACGCTGGAAGCCCGACCCGGAGACCACCCAGGCGGGGCTCGAGGCGTACGGCGGTGGCTCGAGCGAGAGTAGGGACGAAAGCGCTGCCGAACGCGAACCAGGACCGGTCGAGACGTTCACCGTGCTCACGACTCGCCCGAACGACCTCGTCGCGGACCTCCACGACCGTATGGCGGTCATCCTGGAGCCGGGTCGCGAACGCGAGTGGCTGACTGCCGACGACCCGCGAGAGTTGCTCAAGTCCTACCCCGCTGAGGAGATGCGGACGTACCCAGTGTCGACGGCGGTCAACAGTCCGGCGGTGGACGAGCCGTCGCTGGTGGAACCGCTCGAGGGCGTCTAG
- the thsB gene encoding thermosome subunit beta translates to MQQGQPMIVMSEDSQRVKDRDAQDYNIQAARAVAEAVRSTLGPKGMDKMLVDSMGSVTITNDGVTILQEMDIDNPTAEMIIEVAETQEDEAGDGTTTAVAIAGELLKNAEDLLEQEIHPTAIIKGFHMAAEQAREEIDDIATEIDTTDEDLLKKTAETSMTGKGAEVNKEHLAQLIVDAVSGVTVETDEGDSVVDLEFLNIETQTGRAVDQSELLEGGIVNKDPVHDNMPTEATDANILLLNDPIEVEETDVDTEVSVTDPDQLQKFLDREEKQLKDKVQHIVDLGADVVFCQKGIDDLAQHYLAKEGILAVRRAKKSDLEFLTEVVGASVVSDLESASEDDLGFGDVTRDDEDELFYVEGDDAHGVTLLLRGSTEHVVDELERGVNDALDVVAQTVSDGRVLAGGGAIEVELASRLRDYADSVSGREQLAVEAFADSLELVPRVLAENAGLDSIDTLVDLRAAHEDGEIRAGLNVFSGDVEDTFEAGVVEPAHAKEQAVTSATEAANLVLKIDDIISAGDLSTDKGDDEGGAPGAGGMGGGMGGMGGMM, encoded by the coding sequence ATGCAACAGGGACAGCCGATGATCGTGATGAGCGAGGACTCCCAGCGCGTCAAAGACCGAGACGCGCAGGATTACAACATTCAGGCCGCTCGAGCGGTCGCGGAGGCCGTACGCTCTACGCTCGGCCCGAAAGGGATGGACAAGATGCTCGTCGACTCGATGGGATCGGTGACGATCACCAACGACGGCGTCACCATCCTCCAGGAGATGGACATCGACAACCCGACAGCCGAGATGATCATCGAGGTCGCCGAGACCCAGGAGGACGAGGCAGGTGACGGCACCACGACCGCCGTCGCGATCGCTGGCGAGTTGTTGAAAAACGCCGAGGACCTCCTCGAGCAGGAGATCCACCCGACGGCCATCATCAAGGGCTTCCACATGGCCGCCGAACAGGCCCGCGAGGAGATTGACGACATCGCGACCGAGATCGACACCACCGACGAGGACCTGCTCAAGAAGACCGCCGAGACGTCGATGACCGGCAAGGGCGCCGAGGTCAACAAGGAACACCTCGCCCAGCTTATCGTCGACGCCGTTTCCGGCGTCACCGTCGAGACCGACGAGGGCGACAGCGTCGTCGACCTCGAGTTCCTCAACATCGAGACTCAGACCGGCCGCGCCGTCGACCAGTCCGAACTGCTCGAGGGCGGCATCGTCAACAAGGATCCCGTCCACGACAACATGCCCACCGAGGCGACGGACGCCAACATTCTCCTGCTGAACGACCCCATCGAGGTCGAAGAGACCGACGTCGACACCGAAGTCTCCGTCACCGATCCCGACCAGCTCCAGAAGTTCCTCGACCGCGAGGAGAAACAGCTCAAGGACAAGGTCCAGCACATCGTCGACCTCGGCGCGGACGTCGTCTTCTGCCAGAAGGGCATCGACGACCTCGCCCAGCACTACCTCGCGAAGGAGGGCATCCTGGCCGTCCGCCGCGCCAAAAAGAGTGACCTCGAGTTCCTGACGGAGGTCGTCGGCGCCTCGGTCGTCTCCGACCTCGAGAGCGCGTCCGAGGACGACCTCGGCTTCGGTGACGTCACCCGCGACGACGAGGACGAACTGTTCTACGTCGAGGGCGACGACGCCCACGGCGTCACCCTCCTGCTTCGTGGCTCTACCGAGCACGTCGTCGACGAACTCGAGCGCGGCGTCAACGACGCCCTCGACGTGGTCGCCCAGACCGTCTCCGACGGCCGCGTCCTCGCGGGCGGCGGCGCAATCGAAGTCGAACTCGCCTCACGCCTGCGCGACTACGCCGACTCCGTCTCCGGCCGCGAGCAGCTTGCCGTCGAGGCATTCGCCGATTCGCTCGAACTCGTCCCCCGCGTGCTCGCCGAGAACGCCGGCCTGGACAGCATCGACACGCTGGTCGATCTCCGCGCGGCCCACGAGGACGGCGAGATCCGCGCTGGCCTTAACGTCTTCAGCGGCGACGTCGAGGACACGTTCGAGGCTGGCGTCGTCGAACCGGCCCACGCCAAAGAGCAGGCCGTGACCTCCGCCACCGAGGCCGCGAACCTCGTGCTCAAGATCGACGACATCATCTCCGCCGGCGACCTGTCGACGGACAAGGGCGACGACGAGGGAGGCGCGCCGGGTGCCGGCGGCATGGGCGGCGGTATGGGCGGCATGGGCGGCATGATGTAG
- a CDS encoding ABC transporter ATP-binding protein — MSTEDETPFDAYREHVDRPLWRLFREYGPGRLGWFSVGMVANFLARMASLVPPLVLGAAIDAVFVGEGDYSLPVVPNAWLPTESLEQFWFSITAIAGAFVAVALFTWIYGVSANLFAHSVMHAVRVDCFRKMQNLDMTFFDDKQTGEVMAVLNNDTQNLERFLDNALMNSARLLVMVGGIAGVLFYLNWQLAAVTLVAVPVMFVFTLWFMRVIEPRYVRQRSSVGWLNTRLENSLSGMDLTKTTASEEYEVSRVRKASKRLFDDTMAVLKLSYVYRPGMELLAGLAFAATFLVGGLWLANGAAPGPFTGTLSVGNFVIFLFLTQRIVAPLAEVSNIVDQYENAKASSERVFGLRDIPVYVSDPDDPESLENVAGRVEYDDVTFSYATGERRAVGDSEVSGDEGFENDGGGTGDGSDGDDQDAEIVVEDISFTADPGDTVALVGPTGAGKSTVLKLLLRLYDVDDGEIRVDGHDVRDVRLADLRESVGYVSQETFLFDGTIADNVRYGHFDATDEAVRDAAKAAQAHEFIEDLPDGYETRVGERGVKLSGGQRQRIAIARTVLQDPEILILDEATSAVDTKTELLIQQSIDRLTEGRTTLAIAHRLSTIREADVILVLEGGRVVERGDHEELLAAGGRYATLWEAQAGTLDEALEAMADGGN, encoded by the coding sequence GTGAGTACCGAGGACGAAACCCCATTCGACGCCTACCGGGAGCACGTCGACCGGCCGCTCTGGCGGCTCTTTCGCGAGTACGGGCCCGGTCGGTTGGGCTGGTTCAGCGTCGGCATGGTCGCCAACTTCCTGGCCCGAATGGCGAGTCTGGTGCCGCCGCTGGTGCTGGGTGCAGCCATCGACGCCGTCTTCGTCGGCGAAGGAGACTACAGCCTCCCCGTCGTCCCCAACGCCTGGCTCCCGACGGAGAGCCTCGAGCAGTTCTGGTTCTCGATCACGGCCATCGCGGGCGCGTTCGTCGCCGTCGCCCTCTTTACCTGGATTTACGGAGTGTCGGCGAACCTCTTCGCCCACAGCGTCATGCACGCCGTCCGGGTCGACTGCTTCCGGAAGATGCAGAACCTCGACATGACCTTCTTCGACGACAAGCAGACCGGCGAGGTCATGGCCGTCCTCAACAACGACACCCAGAACTTAGAGCGATTCCTGGACAACGCGCTGATGAACTCCGCCCGGCTGCTCGTGATGGTCGGGGGCATCGCGGGCGTCCTCTTCTACCTGAACTGGCAACTGGCGGCCGTCACGCTCGTCGCGGTGCCAGTGATGTTCGTCTTCACGCTGTGGTTCATGCGCGTCATCGAACCCCGATACGTCCGCCAGCGGTCCTCGGTCGGGTGGCTCAACACCCGCCTCGAAAACAGCCTCTCGGGGATGGACCTGACGAAGACGACCGCCAGCGAAGAGTACGAGGTCTCGCGGGTCCGAAAGGCCTCGAAGCGGCTGTTCGACGACACGATGGCCGTCCTCAAGCTCTCGTACGTCTACCGGCCGGGGATGGAACTGCTCGCCGGTCTCGCCTTCGCCGCGACCTTCCTCGTCGGCGGCCTCTGGCTCGCCAACGGCGCGGCGCCGGGCCCGTTCACGGGGACACTCTCGGTCGGCAACTTCGTCATCTTTCTCTTTCTCACCCAGCGGATCGTCGCCCCGCTCGCGGAGGTCTCGAACATCGTCGACCAGTACGAGAACGCGAAGGCCTCGAGTGAGCGCGTCTTCGGCCTGCGAGACATCCCGGTTTACGTCTCCGATCCCGACGACCCCGAATCGCTCGAGAACGTCGCGGGTCGCGTCGAGTACGACGACGTGACGTTCAGTTACGCGACCGGCGAGCGGCGAGCCGTCGGCGATAGCGAGGTATCCGGCGACGAGGGCTTCGAGAACGATGGTGGCGGCACCGGTGACGGTAGCGACGGTGACGACCAGGACGCAGAAATCGTCGTCGAGGACATCTCCTTCACCGCCGATCCAGGAGACACCGTCGCCCTGGTCGGACCAACCGGCGCCGGCAAGTCCACCGTGCTCAAACTCCTCCTGCGACTCTACGACGTCGACGACGGCGAGATACGGGTCGACGGCCACGACGTTCGCGACGTTCGACTCGCGGACCTCCGAGAGTCCGTCGGCTACGTCAGCCAGGAGACGTTCCTCTTCGACGGCACTATCGCGGACAACGTCCGGTACGGCCACTTCGACGCCACCGACGAGGCCGTCCGCGACGCCGCGAAGGCCGCCCAGGCCCACGAGTTCATCGAGGACCTCCCCGACGGCTACGAGACGCGGGTCGGCGAACGCGGCGTCAAACTCTCGGGCGGCCAACGCCAGCGAATCGCCATCGCCCGGACGGTCCTGCAGGATCCCGAAATCCTGATCCTGGACGAGGCGACGAGCGCGGTGGACACGAAGACCGAACTCCTGATCCAGCAGTCGATCGACCGTCTGACGGAGGGGCGGACCACCCTCGCCATCGCCCACCGCCTCTCGACGATTCGCGAGGCGGACGTAATCCTCGTCCTCGAGGGCGGCCGGGTCGTCGAGCGCGGCGACCACGAGGAACTGCTCGCGGCCGGGGGCCGGTACGCGACCCTCTGGGAGGCCCAGGCCGGAACGCTCGACGAGGCGCTCGAGGCGATGGCCGACGGCGGGAATTGA
- a CDS encoding DUF4397 domain-containing protein — MPLSRRRTLAALGIAGGAATTSGIVFGRGEHDDDERERDPDDQESNGTAERGAPLTAVRVAHLSPDAPGVDVLVDGERVVSGLEYDTLTPYLELDPGTTTVTVTAADDADTVVFEREYWFGQAFYTVAAIGELGAGTIRPHVLVDDGSVLFRAVHGSPDAPAVDLYANDGDNPIVSDLSYGETSNYVAVPAAEYALDVRPAGDPETTVASVDLDLERGGAYTGYAVGALEPGDGDAEFTIRATLDGPMAAASDR, encoded by the coding sequence ATGCCACTTTCACGACGACGAACGCTCGCCGCCCTCGGCATCGCCGGCGGGGCGGCCACGACCAGCGGAATCGTCTTCGGACGCGGGGAACACGACGACGACGAGCGGGAACGGGACCCGGACGACCAGGAATCGAACGGCACGGCCGAGCGAGGGGCGCCGCTGACGGCCGTCCGCGTCGCCCACCTCTCGCCGGACGCGCCTGGAGTCGACGTCCTGGTCGACGGCGAACGCGTCGTCTCGGGCCTCGAGTACGACACCCTGACGCCGTACCTCGAGCTCGACCCGGGGACGACCACCGTGACGGTCACGGCCGCAGACGACGCCGACACCGTCGTCTTCGAGCGCGAGTACTGGTTCGGACAGGCGTTCTACACCGTCGCCGCCATCGGCGAACTCGGGGCCGGGACCATCCGCCCGCACGTCCTGGTCGACGACGGCTCCGTCCTGTTCCGGGCCGTTCACGGCTCGCCCGACGCGCCAGCCGTCGACCTCTACGCCAACGACGGCGACAACCCGATCGTGTCGGACCTCTCCTACGGCGAGACATCGAACTACGTCGCGGTCCCGGCCGCCGAGTACGCGCTCGATGTGCGGCCGGCCGGCGATCCCGAAACGACCGTCGCCTCGGTCGACCTCGACCTCGAGCGCGGCGGCGCCTACACCGGGTACGCGGTCGGTGCCCTCGAACCGGGTGACGGCGACGCCGAGTTCACCATCCGAGCGACCCTCGACGGGCCGATGGCTGCGGCGAGCGATCGCTAA
- a CDS encoding CARDB domain-containing protein has protein sequence MGLGTGVGVLVSVTDGRLATATDLSVRILETNDPVEAGEYLTVTAEVTNTTASELEVTAQFVVGDEPVGGRWIFQLASGETRDIEFSHLTYPVRQDVEFPVRIETRDGSDERLVTVTGIDDLPVDRVRPDSQVTVAPGTTVQFETEPDDAESYGGLTHWYVDDDYAGWSMGPWQAEYFGWTGRDYWQYIFDEPGTYTVRASVVQEGANATAEWTVEVAEGGHGGPAVEEVRPVPGRLAIGNEETVELAVDVTDAEGRLEEVVWWLGHADRILDISSVSGSSDTATLAVDGSSLCHGCPVIVWVRSSDGTVTTAQPWTPVEPDGGHLHVSIRESNDPVGAGDPLEFVLDLENVGPEAATREVSMIVGSDVVDARSVTVDGGGTDSMTLGYDTYPVRQDVEFPVWVTTGDDADHRTVSVYADGVADLEIRILETNAPVAAGEVLSVLAEVENVGTQSETRDIHLVAGDRVASETVSLDPGAVETLELGYETYPVRRNVEFPVSVWTEGACDRRLVRVYADGLPALVPRIIGVNDPVTGGERLEATVELENRSGERATEDVSLVVGGEVVDSVSATVEGDETETLALGYETYPVRQDVEFPITVSAGGERDERTVSVRGVDGGGGDGDDDGSEDDEDEDGEDGEDEDGPGNDDLDVTFVDCSRAEVTGTFEDGDTIMAHTAFNTDHGIGTTAGEDFVTIGEHVPAPFSGTIVFEIGDDRSVSGDDSSATVTVEDYGVLGTAITGIGGPSAIGPETTHSNPHNCSGSIAPVPPELDVASVSPVGDGYDVTFGYTNDNGIPIVVRSSFTAGTATSQPPNELTAGGGSFTTRWTPQSGDERLEWTIDLSAFGGQESIRVATQAASAYGDGEEPSSDDGAETDDGGETADGANADGDGETDGEGSENGDATDDTNETSDTGSGQTDGTDAEGSGDGESTDDGTEDTDDNASSDR, from the coding sequence GTGGGACTCGGCACCGGCGTCGGGGTGCTCGTCTCGGTCACCGACGGGAGGCTCGCGACGGCCACGGACCTGTCCGTGCGGATCCTCGAGACGAACGACCCCGTCGAAGCCGGCGAGTACCTGACCGTCACGGCGGAGGTAACGAACACGACCGCATCGGAACTCGAGGTCACGGCTCAGTTCGTCGTGGGCGACGAACCGGTGGGTGGCCGCTGGATCTTTCAGCTCGCTAGCGGCGAGACGCGCGACATCGAGTTCAGCCACCTGACCTATCCCGTCCGCCAGGACGTCGAGTTCCCCGTCCGCATCGAGACGCGAGACGGGAGCGACGAGCGGCTCGTAACGGTTACCGGCATCGACGACCTGCCTGTCGACCGCGTGCGACCCGATTCACAGGTCACGGTCGCGCCTGGAACCACGGTCCAGTTCGAGACCGAACCCGACGACGCGGAGAGCTACGGCGGGCTCACACACTGGTACGTCGACGACGACTACGCCGGCTGGTCGATGGGGCCGTGGCAGGCGGAGTACTTCGGCTGGACGGGTCGTGACTACTGGCAGTACATCTTCGACGAGCCCGGCACGTACACCGTTCGAGCGAGCGTCGTCCAGGAAGGGGCGAACGCGACCGCCGAGTGGACCGTCGAAGTCGCCGAGGGTGGGCACGGCGGCCCGGCCGTCGAGGAGGTTCGCCCCGTTCCCGGCCGGCTCGCCATTGGCAACGAGGAGACGGTCGAACTCGCCGTCGACGTGACCGACGCCGAGGGACGCCTCGAGGAGGTCGTCTGGTGGCTCGGTCACGCCGACCGCATCCTGGACATCTCCTCGGTCTCGGGCTCGTCGGACACCGCGACGCTCGCAGTCGACGGTTCGTCGCTCTGTCACGGGTGTCCGGTGATCGTCTGGGTTCGCTCGAGCGACGGCACCGTGACGACGGCCCAGCCGTGGACGCCGGTCGAACCCGACGGCGGCCACCTGCACGTCTCGATCCGCGAGTCGAACGACCCGGTCGGTGCCGGCGACCCTCTCGAGTTCGTCCTCGACCTCGAGAACGTCGGCCCGGAGGCGGCGACGCGGGAGGTCTCGATGATCGTCGGCAGCGACGTGGTCGACGCTCGTTCGGTTACGGTCGACGGCGGCGGGACGGATTCGATGACTCTGGGCTACGACACCTATCCCGTCCGCCAGGACGTCGAGTTTCCCGTCTGGGTGACGACCGGCGACGACGCGGACCACCGAACCGTCTCAGTGTACGCCGACGGCGTGGCCGACCTCGAGATCCGGATCCTCGAGACGAACGCGCCCGTGGCGGCGGGCGAGGTGCTCTCGGTGCTCGCTGAGGTCGAGAACGTGGGTACCCAATCCGAGACGCGAGACATCCACCTGGTCGCCGGCGACCGGGTCGCGAGCGAAACGGTGTCTCTCGACCCTGGTGCGGTCGAGACCCTCGAGTTAGGGTACGAGACCTATCCTGTCCGCCGAAACGTGGAATTTCCCGTGTCGGTGTGGACCGAGGGGGCCTGCGACCGCCGACTCGTGCGCGTGTACGCAGATGGACTCCCCGCGCTCGTACCGCGGATTATCGGGGTGAACGACCCCGTCACCGGAGGTGAGCGCCTCGAGGCGACGGTCGAACTCGAGAATCGGAGCGGCGAGCGCGCGACCGAGGACGTCTCGCTGGTCGTCGGCGGCGAAGTGGTCGATTCGGTGTCGGCAACCGTCGAGGGTGACGAGACGGAGACGCTCGCGCTGGGCTACGAGACGTACCCCGTCCGCCAGGACGTCGAGTTCCCGATTACCGTCTCCGCGGGCGGAGAGCGAGACGAACGGACAGTCTCGGTTCGGGGGGTCGACGGCGGTGGCGGCGACGGGGACGACGATGGCAGCGAAGATGACGAAGACGAGGACGGCGAGGACGGCGAGGACGAAGACGGTCCCGGGAACGACGACCTCGATGTCACCTTCGTCGACTGCTCGCGCGCCGAAGTCACCGGCACCTTCGAAGACGGTGACACGATCATGGCCCACACCGCCTTCAACACGGACCACGGAATCGGGACGACCGCAGGCGAGGACTTCGTCACTATCGGCGAGCACGTCCCCGCTCCCTTCTCCGGCACCATCGTCTTCGAGATCGGCGACGACCGCAGCGTTTCCGGCGATGACTCGAGCGCCACCGTCACCGTCGAAGACTACGGCGTCCTGGGGACGGCGATCACCGGGATCGGCGGCCCGAGCGCGATCGGTCCCGAGACGACCCACTCGAACCCCCACAACTGCAGCGGGTCGATCGCCCCGGTTCCGCCGGAACTCGATGTCGCGTCCGTCTCCCCCGTGGGGGACGGCTACGACGTGACCTTCGGCTACACGAACGACAACGGCATTCCGATCGTCGTCAGGAGTTCGTTCACCGCGGGAACCGCGACCAGCCAGCCCCCGAACGAACTCACAGCTGGCGGCGGGTCGTTCACCACCCGGTGGACGCCCCAGAGCGGGGACGAGCGCCTCGAGTGGACGATCGATCTCTCGGCGTTCGGGGGTCAGGAGTCGATTCGAGTGGCGACGCAAGCGGCGAGTGCGTACGGTGACGGCGAGGAGCCCAGTAGTGACGACGGCGCGGAAACTGACGATGGTGGTGAGACAGCCGACGGAGCAAACGCAGACGGCGATGGCGAGACCGATGGCGAAGGTAGTGAAAACGGCGACGCAACCGACGATACAAACGAGACGAGCGACACAGGAAGTGGCCAAACGGATGGCACAGACGCCGAAGGGAGTGGCGACGGCGAGAGTACCGACGATGGAACCGAGGACACAGACGACAACGCCTCGAGCGACAGATAA